Genomic segment of Clostridiales bacterium:
TACTGAGCGGCGTGCCAACCACGATTGAGTTCACAGGCTTGCGCCCTGGAGAGAAGCTGCATGAGATCCTCGTGCAGCCCGATGGTGATCTCTTGCCCACCGAGTGTCCCGCTGTGGTGCGACTGAGCTGTCTGCCGTGGATAAACGGGGAGTTATCTGGCCGCATCGCGACGCTCGCGCGCGAGGCGCGTATCGGCGACGACGCTGGGGTGTTGGTGCCGCTGCTGTGCGAGCTTGCCGCCGCCTCGATCGGGGAGCCGCTCGATGGGTGCGAGATGGAGGAGAACGCTCGGCGGCTTCGAGTACGGTCCTGGTGAGGCAACTCGGCTGCTTGCGTCCCACCCACCCGAACGCTACCCTGGGGCATTCACAGGAACCGGCCGACACGGGCCGGATGCGCGCTGACCATGGTGCCGGAGGGAGTCTGTCCAATGCTCATGTATCTTTCGGCCGCCGCAGGCCTGGTGTTGCTGTTCGGCGGCGGCGAGTTCCTCGTGCGCGGCGCGGTCCTGATCGCGCGGCGCTTCGGACTCTCTTCGCTCCTTATAGGAATGACAGTCGTCGCGTGGTGCACATCCGCACCCGAGCTCATCGTAAGCTTGAGCGCCGCGCTTGAAGGCGCGTCTGATATCGCTGTCGGCAACATAGTTGGCAGCAACATCTTCAACATCCTCGTGGTGCTCGGTGTCTCCGCGGTCATCACCCCTATACTCGTGAACCCGCGCGCGTTGAGACGTGACACTGCGGTGATGCTGGCCTCGGCGCTTGCGCTTGCGCTCATCGTCGTCACGGGTGATATCGGACGGATTCCCGCCGCCCTGCTGCTTCTCGGCCTGGGCGTTTACGTAGTGTTCTCGTACCGGTCGGAGGTGCGCAATCCTTCGCTCCCATCGGCTGCCTATCATGAGCACGGGGCGGACGACGTACCTGCCACCGGTTCCCCGCTTGCAGGAGCCGCTTTCCTGATAGGGGGCCTTGCTGCACTCGTCATCGGCTCGAGGCTCCTCGTGGACGGGGCATCGGAGATCGCTCGCAATTACGGCGTGCCCGAAGCAGTGATCGGACTGAGCCTTGTTGCGGCCGGTACGTCCCTGCCTGAACTGGCGACGAGCATAGTGGCCGCCATTCGCCGCCATCCCGACGTGGCGGTGGGCAACGTTGTGGGCAGCAACATCTTCAATATCCTCGGGATTCTCGGCGTGACCGGGCTCGTGAGTCCTATGGTGGTCGCCGAGCAGATCGCATCGATCGATGTGTGGATCATGGTGGGGACGTCGCTCCTCTTGGCGCCTCTGCTCGTCTGGCGCGGAAACGTAGGCCGCAGCGTCGGGCTCGTCTTCATCGCCGCGTACGTTGGCTACCTGGTGTTCCTGTTCTAGGGAGCGCCCCAGCGAAGTCCCCTGTCGGTGCCGCCCGCTATACTCGGACCATGGGGCGACCGTCTGGCTCCAACCTACATTGAGCTGAGGATGGCCTCGGTCTCACTCAGGGTGATCTCGAACGACTGCTTGGCGTGGGAGAGAAGACTGTGGGCCGTACCGCAAGGGCTGACGTATCTCACGCGCCAACTCCTTCCATCTTGCGTGTGTCGCCGTCTGACTCGTCTTCCTGTGGCTGAACTGGCGGTACTCGCGCGCGATGAAGCCTACTGTGGAGCGTGAGTTTCATGGCATGAACTTACCACATATGGTAACCTATTGCCATGAAACGCGAAGAACTCCTGGCGATAGTGGGCGACGAGCCTGTCTTCACGACGGGCATGCTCCTCGGCCCCGGTTCAGACGTCCGCAATGTGCACAAGCAGTTGTCCCGCTGGACGTCCGACGGGTTCGTGGTGCAGCTGCGGCGTGGCGTGTACGCGCTGTCGGAGCCGTACCGGCGCACAGAGCCTCATCCCTACGAGGTCTCGAACACGTTGGTGCCCGGTTCGTACGTGAGTCTCGAGACCGTGCTCGCCGATGCCGGACTGATCCCGGAAGCGGTCTTCGTCACGACAGCGTTAACCACCGGCAGGCAAGCATCTCGTAAGACGCCGTTTGGTACGTTCGTGTATCACCATGTGAAGGAGTCGCTGTTCTGGGGATACGAACACGTGGAGCTTTCCGGCGGCAGGTTTGCGTTCGTGGCGACGCCGGAAAAGGCGCTCCTCGACCTGGCGTACCTGCGAACCGGCTCCAACAATCCCGCGTTCGCCCGTGAACTGCGACTGCAGCACCTCGACGAGATCGACGCATCGAGACTCATGGAGCACGCGGAGAGATTCGCGAGCCCCAAGGTGGCACGCTTCGCGGCGAACGTGGTCGGTCTCGCGTGGATCGAGCGAGAGGAGTTCACAGAGTGAAGGAGTACCTGGCGAGTGTCGTCAGCGGGGTTCCTCGGCAGGCGGCGACCAACGTGATGCGTGAGTATCTGCAGGCGCGGGTACTCCAAACGTTGCAGGACCGAGGTGCCTGGGAGTACCTCGCCTTCCACGGCGGCACCGCGTTGCGGTTCCTCTACGCGATCCCCCGGTTCTCGGAAGATCTCGACTTCGCTCTGGAGGTAGATGCCGCGAAGTACGACTTCACGGCGCTGCTTGAGGCGGTGCGCACGCGGTTCGAGCGCGAGGCGTATAACGTGACCTTGAAGGTTGCCACCAAGACCACCGTCAACAAGGCGTTCGTCCGCTTCGTAGGGCTCGAACACGAGCTGGGACTCAGTCCGCAACGGGACAAGACGTTCTCGGTCAAGATCGAAGTGGATACCAACCCGCCGGCTGGTGCCGTCGTCGAGGTCACGACGGTGCGCAGGTACGCGACACTCAGGCTTGCTCACCACGATCGCTCATCGCTCCTCGCCGGCAAGATCGCCGCGTTGCTCCTGCGAGAATGGATCAAGGGCAGGGACGTCTACGACCTTGTGTGGTACCTGAGCGACCCAAGCTGGCCGGAACCCAATGAGGTGTTGCTCGCCAACGCGTGCGTGCAGGCGGGTCGGACGGAGCTTGCGCACGAGGGCGCGTGGAGGTCTGCTCTGTACGCGAGGATGAGGGAGGCGCCGTGGGACCACGTGCTCACCGATGTCGAGCGCTTTCTCGAGCGCGACGCCGACCGCTGGATGCTCGAGCGTGAGACCGTGCTCGGGGTGTTGAGGCAGCGAGGGGTGGGAGAGGGGCAAGAGGCGTAAGCGATTCTCGGCGGCGCTCTTCGCGTACCTATCCCTCTTGTGCGAAAAGGAATACCACGCTACTATTGGGCGCGCGATCCCCTCTCGCTTGGCTGACGAGGGGTGTGGCGTGGCACATGCAGGGAAGCGTGAGAAGTTTGGCGCGCACTATCCGCTACGCGTGATACAAGAACGGATTGCAGAGGGTCACTACGTGATTCCTCGGCGGGTGCGACGATACATGGATCGGCGTGAGTGGACCGAAGCGGACTTGCGGGCATGTGTTCAGGCGCTCGATTCTTGCGACTTGCACAAGTCACAGGAGCACCTCGAACGCCCAGGTGTGTGGCTCGACATCTACCGGCCGACGTTCGATGGGTGTCGTCGCTATCTGAAACTCACGGAGACCGAGGACGGGCATAGTCTTGTGGTTCTAAGCTTCTGTGCTGATGGTGAAGCCCATTAAGGGGTGTGACATGGCGACAATGACGGTGGGTCCGGCGTGTCCGATCTGTGGCGCGCGGTCGATCGTTTCGACAAGCGAACCAGTGACGGTCGAACTGCGCACGGGCCGCTACACGGTCAGCGGGTTCGACTACGAGCGCTGCACCGCGTGCGCA
This window contains:
- a CDS encoding type II toxin-antitoxin system MqsR family toxin, producing MAHAGKREKFGAHYPLRVIQERIAEGHYVIPRRVRRYMDRREWTEADLRACVQALDSCDLHKSQEHLERPGVWLDIYRPTFDGCRRYLKLTETEDGHSLVVLSFCADGEAH
- a CDS encoding calcium/sodium antiporter produces the protein MLMYLSAAAGLVLLFGGGEFLVRGAVLIARRFGLSSLLIGMTVVAWCTSAPELIVSLSAALEGASDIAVGNIVGSNIFNILVVLGVSAVITPILVNPRALRRDTAVMLASALALALIVVTGDIGRIPAALLLLGLGVYVVFSYRSEVRNPSLPSAAYHEHGADDVPATGSPLAGAAFLIGGLAALVIGSRLLVDGASEIARNYGVPEAVIGLSLVAAGTSLPELATSIVAAIRRHPDVAVGNVVGSNIFNILGILGVTGLVSPMVVAEQIASIDVWIMVGTSLLLAPLLVWRGNVGRSVGLVFIAAYVGYLVFLF
- a CDS encoding nucleotidyl transferase AbiEii/AbiGii toxin family protein, with the protein product MKEYLASVVSGVPRQAATNVMREYLQARVLQTLQDRGAWEYLAFHGGTALRFLYAIPRFSEDLDFALEVDAAKYDFTALLEAVRTRFEREAYNVTLKVATKTTVNKAFVRFVGLEHELGLSPQRDKTFSVKIEVDTNPPAGAVVEVTTVRRYATLRLAHHDRSSLLAGKIAALLLREWIKGRDVYDLVWYLSDPSWPEPNEVLLANACVQAGRTELAHEGAWRSALYARMREAPWDHVLTDVERFLERDADRWMLERETVLGVLRQRGVGEGQEA